In Streptomyces sp. NBC_00569, a single genomic region encodes these proteins:
- a CDS encoding glycosyltransferase family 2 protein, producing the protein MSANAPHGGVSVVICVYTEDRWEDILAAVSSVRAQSLPALETLLVVDHHPALLERLGKEFKQSEDVRVLANAGPRGLSAGRNTGIALSRGGIIAFLDDDAVAERDWLRHFAAGYDDPLVMAVGGRTEPVWASGRRPAWFPEEFDWVVGCTYKGLPRGKVRVRNVLGGNASFRRSAFDAAGGFATGIGRDGDKRPLGCEETELCIRLSRARPDAVLLIDDRAVIHHRVPAGRERFAYFRTRAYAEGLSKALVTQSVGAEKGLESERRYATRVLPAGVARGVRDFFLARPGGAGRAGAIVVGVLTTAGGYALGSLRARRTGATFSVVGIGAAEGSGGPS; encoded by the coding sequence TTGAGCGCTAACGCCCCGCACGGCGGCGTGTCCGTCGTGATCTGCGTCTACACCGAGGACCGCTGGGAGGACATCCTCGCCGCGGTGTCCTCGGTGCGGGCGCAGTCGCTGCCCGCGCTCGAGACGCTGCTGGTGGTCGACCACCATCCGGCTCTCCTGGAGCGTCTCGGCAAGGAGTTCAAGCAGTCCGAGGACGTCCGTGTGCTCGCCAACGCGGGCCCCCGCGGCCTGTCCGCGGGACGCAACACGGGCATCGCGCTCTCGCGCGGCGGGATCATCGCGTTCCTCGACGACGACGCGGTCGCGGAGCGGGACTGGCTGCGTCACTTCGCCGCCGGGTACGACGATCCCCTGGTCATGGCGGTGGGCGGCCGCACGGAACCCGTCTGGGCCTCGGGCCGCCGCCCCGCGTGGTTCCCGGAGGAGTTCGACTGGGTCGTCGGCTGTACGTACAAGGGGCTGCCGCGCGGGAAGGTCCGGGTGCGCAACGTGCTCGGCGGGAACGCCTCGTTCCGGCGGTCCGCGTTCGACGCGGCGGGCGGCTTCGCGACGGGCATCGGCCGCGACGGCGACAAGCGGCCGCTCGGCTGCGAGGAGACGGAGCTGTGCATCCGGCTCAGCCGCGCCAGGCCGGACGCGGTGCTCCTGATCGACGACCGGGCGGTGATCCACCACCGGGTCCCCGCGGGCCGCGAGCGCTTCGCCTACTTCCGCACCCGGGCGTACGCCGAGGGGCTTTCCAAGGCGCTGGTCACGCAGAGCGTGGGAGCGGAAAAGGGCCTCGAGTCCGAGCGGCGCTACGCCACGCGGGTCCTGCCGGCCGGAGTGGCGCGCGGGGTACGGGACTTCTTCCTGGCGCGGCCGGGGGGCGCGGGGCGGGCCGGGGCGATCGTGGTCGGCGTCCTCACGACGGCCGGCGGGTACGCGCTCGGCAGTCTCCGGGCGCGCAGGACGGGCGCGACGTTCTCGGTCGTGGGGATCGGGGCCGCCGAGGGGAGTGGAGGGCCGTCATGA
- a CDS encoding glycosyltransferase family 2 protein, producing MSSFVRPAISSQYRAISTHLAIAPPVSVVIPAMNEAENLPYVFKTLPDWIHEVVLVDGNSTDNTVAVARELRPDVVVVPQRGKGKGDALITGFEACTGDIIVMVDADGSADGQEIVSYVSALVSGADFAKGSRFANGGGTDDMTPIRKLGNWALCTVVNKKFGARYTDLCYGYNAFWRHCLDQIDLDCTGFEVETLMNIRVVKAGLKVQEIPSHEYLRIHGASNLRAVRDGLRVLKVILAERSTRRARRRRRTQATTLNTGRGEVS from the coding sequence ATGAGTTCTTTTGTGCGTCCTGCGATATCCAGCCAGTACAGGGCGATCTCGACCCATCTCGCGATTGCGCCGCCGGTGAGCGTCGTGATCCCGGCCATGAATGAGGCGGAAAACCTTCCGTACGTATTCAAGACACTTCCCGACTGGATCCACGAAGTGGTTCTCGTCGACGGGAATTCCACCGACAACACGGTGGCAGTCGCCCGCGAACTGCGGCCCGACGTGGTCGTCGTCCCGCAGCGCGGCAAGGGCAAGGGCGACGCACTGATCACCGGCTTCGAGGCGTGCACCGGGGACATCATCGTGATGGTCGACGCGGACGGTTCCGCGGACGGCCAGGAGATCGTCTCCTACGTCTCCGCCCTGGTCTCGGGCGCCGACTTCGCCAAGGGCTCCCGCTTCGCCAACGGCGGCGGCACCGACGACATGACGCCGATCCGCAAGCTCGGAAACTGGGCGCTGTGCACGGTCGTCAACAAGAAGTTCGGCGCCCGCTACACCGACCTCTGCTACGGCTACAACGCGTTCTGGAGGCACTGCCTCGACCAGATCGACCTCGACTGCACCGGCTTCGAGGTCGAGACCCTGATGAACATCCGGGTCGTCAAGGCCGGCCTCAAGGTCCAGGAGATACCGAGCCACGAGTATCTGCGGATCCATGGCGCGAGCAACCTGCGGGCCGTGCGGGACGGGCTCCGGGTCCTCAAGGTGATCCTCGCGGAGCGCTCGACCCGGCGCGCCCGGCGTCGCCGCCGGACGCAGGCGACCACGCTCAACACGGGCCGGGGAGAGGTGTCTTGA
- a CDS encoding GNAT family N-acetyltransferase, translating into MDITLHRPGELTAADRAAWTAMQSKAHLHGTPELANPFLSPEFTLAMGRCRRGVRIAVAREDGEPAAFFPFQRSVSGVGRAVGLGVSDSQGLVHGPGFEWNARDLLRACGLSVWEFDHLAGGQEPFEAEASGSFPSPVMDVDQGYETYLRQLRERSPKFIRTTLAKERKLGRDAGEVRYVHDERDPRALATLMEWKSAQYRRTGRSDRFAHAWITRLAQQLFHTSSEPFAGVLSVLYASGRPVAAHFGLRSERVLACWFPAYDPAFAKFSPGLILHLRMAEAAAADGIAYLDLGRGQKEYKDSLKTRELTVHEGWVTRRHPVALGHRARRAPVRALRNTVLSRPEFFEPADKLLRRVGKIRSGS; encoded by the coding sequence GTGGACATCACCCTGCACCGGCCCGGCGAGCTGACCGCCGCCGACCGGGCCGCCTGGACCGCCATGCAGTCCAAGGCGCATCTGCACGGCACGCCGGAGCTGGCGAACCCTTTCCTCTCGCCCGAGTTCACCCTCGCGATGGGCCGCTGCCGGCGTGGGGTGCGGATCGCCGTCGCCCGCGAGGACGGCGAACCCGCGGCGTTCTTCCCGTTCCAGAGATCCGTGAGCGGCGTCGGCAGAGCCGTCGGCCTCGGCGTCTCCGACAGTCAGGGCCTGGTGCACGGACCCGGCTTCGAGTGGAACGCCCGCGACCTGCTGCGGGCCTGCGGGCTCTCGGTATGGGAGTTCGACCACCTGGCGGGAGGCCAGGAGCCGTTCGAGGCGGAGGCCTCCGGCAGCTTCCCTTCCCCGGTCATGGACGTCGACCAGGGGTACGAGACGTATCTGCGCCAACTGCGCGAGCGGTCGCCGAAGTTCATCAGGACGACGCTGGCCAAGGAACGCAAGCTGGGCCGGGACGCCGGCGAGGTGCGCTACGTGCACGACGAGCGCGACCCGCGGGCCCTGGCGACGCTGATGGAGTGGAAGTCGGCCCAGTACCGCAGGACCGGCCGCAGCGACCGCTTCGCGCACGCCTGGATCACCCGCCTCGCCCAGCAGCTCTTCCACACCTCTTCGGAGCCGTTCGCCGGGGTCCTGTCGGTCCTGTACGCGAGCGGGCGGCCGGTCGCCGCCCACTTCGGGCTCCGCTCGGAGCGCGTGCTCGCCTGCTGGTTCCCGGCCTACGACCCGGCGTTCGCGAAGTTCTCGCCCGGGCTGATCCTGCATCTGCGCATGGCCGAGGCGGCCGCCGCCGACGGCATCGCCTATCTGGATCTCGGCCGCGGCCAGAAGGAATACAAGGACTCCCTCAAGACACGGGAACTGACCGTGCACGAGGGGTGGGTGACGCGCCGTCATCCGGTCGCTCTCGGACACCGGGCGCGCCGCGCTCCGGTCCGGGCGCTGCGTAACACCGTGCTGTCCCGGCCCGAGTTCTTCGAGCCGGCCGACAAACTCCTGAGACGGGTGGGGAAAATCCGTTCGGGGAGTTGA
- a CDS encoding SGNH/GDSL hydrolase family protein: MRRFRITAYVTSILFAAGVALTGATAAQASEQAAATGYVALGDSYSSGVGAGSYDSSSGSCKRSTKAYPALWAAAHSPSSFSFTACSGARTGDVLAGQLGPLGPGTGLVSLSIGGNDAGFADVMTTCVLQSESTCVARVNQAKAYVQNTLPGQLDSVYSAITARAPAAHVVVLGYPRFYQLNGSCIAGLTETERAAINGAADLINSTTAKRAADHGFTFGNVTSTFTGHEICSGSAWLHSVNWLDPGESYHPTAAGQSGGYLPVFSATA; encoded by the coding sequence ATGAGACGTTTCCGAATTACGGCGTACGTGACCTCAATCCTCTTTGCGGCCGGCGTCGCCCTCACCGGAGCGACAGCGGCCCAGGCATCCGAACAGGCAGCGGCCACGGGCTATGTGGCCCTCGGAGACTCCTACTCGTCCGGCGTGGGTGCCGGCAGCTACGACAGCTCCAGCGGCTCCTGCAAGCGCAGTACGAAGGCCTACCCCGCACTCTGGGCGGCCGCCCACTCACCCTCGAGCTTCAGCTTCACCGCCTGCTCGGGAGCTCGCACGGGTGACGTTCTCGCCGGACAGCTGGGCCCGCTCGGCCCCGGCACCGGCCTCGTCTCGCTGTCGATCGGCGGCAACGACGCGGGCTTCGCGGACGTCATGACCACCTGCGTCCTGCAGTCCGAGTCGACCTGTGTCGCCCGCGTCAACCAGGCCAAGGCGTACGTCCAGAACACCCTGCCCGGCCAGCTCGACTCGGTGTACTCCGCGATCACCGCGAGGGCACCGGCCGCCCATGTCGTCGTCCTGGGATACCCGCGCTTCTACCAGCTCAACGGCTCCTGCATCGCGGGCCTGACCGAGACCGAGCGCGCCGCGATCAACGGCGCGGCCGACCTGATCAACTCCACCACCGCCAAGCGGGCCGCCGACCACGGCTTCACGTTCGGCAACGTGACCTCGACCTTCACCGGTCACGAGATCTGCTCGGGCAGCGCCTGGCTGCACAGCGTCAACTGGCTGGACCCCGGCGAGTCCTACCACCCCACCGCGGCCGGCCAGTCCGGCGGCTACCTGCCCGTGTTCAGCGCGACCGCCTAG
- a CDS encoding serine/threonine-protein kinase codes for MGTVWRARDEVLGREVAVKEVRAPAGLPTSEVDRMYARLEREAWAAARISHRNVVTVYDVATEEGRPWIVMELVRGLSLSDLLDAEGPVPPRRAAHIGAEVVSALRAAHEAGVLHRDVKPGNVLIANDGRVVLTDFGIAMVEGSSALTMTGEVVGSPEFLAPERALGRTPGPESDLWSLGVLLYAAVEGQSPFRQETPLNTLRAVVDEELPPAHRAGPLAPVIEGLLRKDPAERTPAADAERDLRLVGAGGTPRAGTVPASPESTPTQTSWQRTPPTPVPAGFTSGHGATPSPDPATPHPERPRRSAAVLLAGVVALLLALGGLTYALMNRGDGSGNSGDDSARSGGSTSSAPRSPSDDDSKGGGAGSPSGDDTGSKGGSGEHSTPPPQSVRVSVSAVRGSYSGACPPPAGEAPAFRATFTVGRVPVDVQYRWVTESGESSDPGWKTLSFTSGGPKTRSVDHVETGYTDGATLHNQVSVEVRDPVRATSNWVAYSVTCKTESPTGGTSPSPSSSY; via the coding sequence ATGGGCACCGTCTGGCGCGCCCGTGACGAGGTCCTGGGCCGCGAGGTCGCCGTCAAGGAGGTGCGCGCCCCGGCCGGGCTCCCGACGAGCGAGGTCGACCGGATGTACGCCCGCCTGGAGCGGGAGGCCTGGGCGGCGGCGCGTATCTCGCACCGGAACGTGGTCACCGTGTACGACGTGGCGACCGAGGAGGGGCGCCCCTGGATCGTGATGGAACTGGTGCGCGGGCTCTCCCTGTCCGACCTCCTGGACGCCGAGGGCCCGGTGCCCCCGCGACGCGCGGCGCACATCGGGGCCGAGGTGGTCTCCGCGCTGCGCGCCGCGCACGAGGCGGGCGTCCTGCACCGGGACGTGAAGCCGGGCAACGTACTGATCGCGAACGACGGACGCGTCGTCCTGACGGACTTCGGCATCGCCATGGTCGAGGGCAGCTCGGCGCTCACGATGACCGGCGAGGTGGTCGGCTCGCCCGAATTCCTCGCTCCGGAAAGAGCGTTGGGTCGCACACCGGGCCCCGAGTCCGACCTGTGGTCGCTCGGGGTCCTGCTGTACGCGGCCGTCGAGGGGCAGTCGCCGTTCCGGCAGGAGACGCCGCTGAACACGCTGCGGGCGGTCGTGGACGAGGAGCTGCCGCCCGCCCACCGCGCGGGCCCGCTGGCACCCGTCATCGAGGGGCTGTTGCGCAAGGATCCGGCCGAGCGGACGCCGGCGGCCGACGCCGAGCGCGATCTGCGGCTGGTGGGCGCGGGCGGCACGCCCCGCGCGGGTACGGTCCCGGCGTCCCCGGAGTCGACGCCGACGCAGACGTCGTGGCAGAGAACGCCGCCGACCCCCGTTCCTGCCGGATTCACCTCGGGGCACGGCGCGACGCCCTCCCCGGATCCGGCCACGCCGCATCCGGAACGCCCCCGCCGCTCCGCCGCCGTCCTGCTCGCCGGCGTCGTGGCGCTGCTCCTGGCGCTCGGCGGCCTCACGTACGCGCTGATGAACCGGGGTGACGGGAGCGGCAACTCCGGGGACGACAGCGCACGTTCCGGCGGAAGCACCTCCAGCGCCCCGCGCAGCCCGTCGGACGATGATTCGAAGGGTGGCGGAGCGGGATCGCCCAGCGGGGACGACACCGGCAGCAAGGGCGGCAGCGGCGAGCACTCGACGCCGCCGCCGCAGTCCGTACGCGTCAGCGTCTCGGCGGTGCGCGGGAGTTACAGCGGTGCCTGCCCACCGCCGGCAGGTGAGGCTCCGGCCTTCAGGGCGACTTTCACGGTGGGCCGCGTGCCCGTCGACGTCCAGTACCGCTGGGTGACGGAGAGCGGCGAGTCGAGCGACCCGGGGTGGAAGACGCTCAGCTTCACGTCCGGCGGCCCGAAGACCAGGTCGGTCGATCATGTCGAGACGGGCTACACGGACGGGGCCACGCTCCACAACCAGGTGAGTGTGGAGGTGCGCGACCCCGTCCGTGCCACGTCGAACTGGGTGGCGTACTCGGTGACGTGCAAGACGGAGTCCCCTACGGGCGGGACCTCCCCTTCGCCGTCATCGTCGTACTAG
- a CDS encoding amidohydrolase: protein MCDLHDQHEHEHEHGTTRTAAGPQLSRRRIMQLLGAAGVTAAMTAEADPAMAAAADSIVEEAGAYKAPEGLAEDSAAKSSALGWITSNSSRITGLNEEIWENAELSLREWNSSVAEAGFLEKAGFDVQFGTAGFPTAFTATFSYGSGGPVLGFSGEYDALPGLSQNKGVGHHDPREYIHDPFSPSYGPGHGCGHSALGTAAAAAAAAVAQAAKKHKLPVTVKFFGSTAEEALIGKTYAVSRGVYDGLDAFLDWHPSTANATGWGTSNAMTAVTFTFLGVAGHGGTPLGNKSALDAAVMMATMSEFLREENMAPAARLHWVINNGGDIPNVTPEIAEISYYVREGSPARVQVLLDKVIAISEAAAKASQTKVQHRITSACWNQLPNKAAAELLYDNMRQIGPPAFTAEAHRLAKDLQKSLGLPEVGMHDKVAELTPPNPVFLGGGSTDVADISWNVPTVSMGAALAPIGGKFHTWSTAACAAAAPGQAAVIAAAKYLAATAVDLITQPERLKALKDEFKERTKGIEWKTALPDGYEPPMYEPPQWFLAKTGQKWPPKNITWPPQRVVSKEKFSSLGPELAPQK, encoded by the coding sequence GTGTGTGACCTGCACGACCAGCACGAGCACGAACACGAGCACGGGACGACCCGGACCGCCGCCGGCCCGCAGCTCAGCAGGCGCCGCATCATGCAACTGCTCGGCGCGGCCGGAGTGACCGCCGCCATGACCGCCGAGGCCGACCCGGCGATGGCCGCGGCCGCCGACTCCATCGTCGAGGAGGCCGGTGCGTACAAGGCGCCCGAGGGCCTCGCCGAGGACAGTGCGGCCAAGTCCTCCGCCCTCGGGTGGATCACCTCCAACTCCTCCCGCATCACGGGCCTGAACGAGGAGATCTGGGAGAACGCGGAGCTGTCGCTGCGCGAGTGGAACTCCTCGGTCGCCGAAGCCGGGTTCCTCGAAAAGGCGGGATTCGACGTCCAGTTCGGGACGGCCGGCTTCCCGACGGCGTTCACGGCGACCTTCTCGTACGGCAGCGGTGGCCCGGTCCTCGGCTTCAGCGGCGAGTACGACGCGCTGCCCGGGCTCTCCCAGAACAAGGGTGTCGGCCACCACGATCCGCGCGAGTACATCCACGACCCCTTCTCCCCGAGCTACGGGCCCGGCCACGGCTGCGGGCACAGCGCCCTCGGCACCGCGGCGGCGGCAGCCGCGGCCGCGGTCGCGCAGGCGGCGAAGAAGCACAAGCTGCCGGTCACGGTGAAGTTCTTCGGCTCCACGGCCGAGGAGGCGCTGATCGGGAAGACGTACGCGGTCAGCAGGGGCGTGTACGACGGGCTCGACGCGTTCCTCGACTGGCACCCCTCCACCGCCAACGCCACCGGCTGGGGCACCAGCAACGCCATGACCGCCGTGACCTTCACGTTCCTCGGGGTCGCGGGCCACGGCGGCACTCCGCTGGGCAACAAGTCGGCGCTGGACGCCGCCGTGATGATGGCCACGATGTCGGAGTTCCTGCGCGAGGAGAACATGGCGCCGGCCGCGCGCCTGCACTGGGTCATCAACAACGGCGGCGACATCCCGAACGTGACCCCCGAGATCGCCGAGATCTCCTACTACGTGCGCGAGGGCAGCCCGGCCCGCGTCCAGGTGCTGCTGGACAAGGTGATCGCGATCTCCGAGGCCGCGGCCAAGGCCTCGCAGACGAAGGTGCAGCACCGCATCACCTCCGCCTGCTGGAACCAGCTGCCCAACAAGGCGGCCGCGGAACTGCTGTACGACAACATGCGGCAGATCGGCCCGCCCGCGTTCACCGCCGAGGCGCACCGGCTGGCGAAGGACCTGCAGAAGTCCCTGGGGCTTCCGGAGGTCGGCATGCACGACAAGGTCGCCGAACTGACCCCGCCGAACCCCGTTTTCCTGGGCGGCGGTTCGACGGACGTCGCCGACATCAGCTGGAACGTGCCGACCGTGTCGATGGGTGCTGCGCTCGCGCCGATCGGCGGCAAGTTCCACACCTGGTCCACCGCGGCGTGCGCCGCCGCGGCGCCCGGTCAGGCCGCGGTGATCGCGGCCGCGAAGTACCTGGCGGCGACGGCGGTCGACCTGATCACGCAGCCCGAGCGGCTCAAGGCGCTCAAGGACGAGTTCAAGGAGCGCACCAAGGGCATCGAGTGGAAGACGGCCCTGCCGGACGGCTATGAGCCGCCCATGTACGAGCCCCCGCAGTGGTTCCTGGCGAAGACGGGCCAGAAGTGGCCCCCGAAGAACATCACCTGGCCGCCCCAGAGGGTCGTCTCGAAGGAGAAGTTCTCCTCCCTGGGACCCGAGCTCGCTCCGCAGAAGTAG
- a CDS encoding ABC transporter permease: MTTALLYDGTAMLGRHLQRIRHAPAILVMTQTMPIVFLLFFGYVFGSALAMPGADYRAFLVPGMLVATAANGIMTGMFTAAQDSHRGVMDRFRTLPMTRAAVPLGQAAADIVTTAAGLVPLLLVGLAMGWRIEGGALEAAGAFGLLLLFRFATTWVGILLGLLSHSEEAAGQLGGATFMLPLLSNAYIPTAGFPGWVRVLAEWNPISAVATAARDLFGNAPVPGGSSWPVAHPVAGSLAWCAVLLAVCVPLGVRRYTTGGR; the protein is encoded by the coding sequence ATGACCACCGCGCTCCTGTACGACGGCACGGCGATGCTCGGCCGGCACCTCCAGCGGATCCGGCACGCGCCCGCGATCCTCGTGATGACGCAGACGATGCCGATCGTCTTCCTGCTCTTCTTCGGATACGTCTTCGGCAGCGCCCTGGCGATGCCCGGCGCGGACTACCGCGCCTTCCTGGTGCCGGGCATGCTCGTCGCGACCGCCGCGAACGGGATCATGACCGGGATGTTCACGGCGGCCCAGGACTCGCACCGGGGCGTGATGGACCGCTTCCGTACGCTGCCGATGACCCGCGCGGCCGTCCCGCTCGGGCAGGCGGCGGCCGACATCGTGACGACGGCGGCCGGTCTCGTGCCGCTGCTCCTCGTCGGGCTCGCGATGGGCTGGCGCATCGAGGGCGGCGCGCTCGAAGCGGCGGGCGCCTTCGGCCTGTTGCTGCTGTTCCGCTTCGCCACGACGTGGGTCGGCATCCTGCTCGGGCTTCTCTCGCACAGCGAGGAGGCGGCGGGCCAGCTCGGCGGCGCGACGTTCATGCTGCCCCTGCTGTCGAACGCGTACATCCCTACGGCGGGCTTCCCCGGCTGGGTGCGCGTCCTCGCCGAGTGGAACCCGATCAGCGCGGTCGCCACGGCCGCACGCGACCTGTTCGGCAACGCCCCCGTGCCCGGCGGCTCCTCGTGGCCGGTGGCGCACCCGGTGGCCGGCTCGCTCGCCTGGTGCGCCGTGCTGCTCGCGGTGTGCGTGCCGCTCGGCGTCCGCCGGTACACGACCGGCGGGCGCTGA
- a CDS encoding ATP-binding cassette domain-containing protein, protein MTSTYAVLSEGLEKRYGSGDQMVHALRGLDLAVEEGTVCGLLGPNGAGKTTAIRVLTTLLRPDAGSARVAGHDVLTEAPAVRRRIGVTGQYASVDGDLTGRENLRLFARLLRLPRSRADELLDRFGLTAAADRTARTYSGGMRRRLDLAASLLTRPAVLFLDEPTTGLDPHSRSAIWDAVRELTGRGTTVLLTTQYLEEADQLADSVVLIDGGRAAHRGTPAELKAQTGSYAEVVVAEDAALHAAAVVLDQLTGAEPTLDPDRRAVGVVTLDQALTLPRIVRELDASGVPIVDATLRPPTLDEAFLRLTGGRELVA, encoded by the coding sequence ATGACTTCTACGTACGCCGTACTTAGTGAAGGTCTGGAGAAGCGTTACGGCTCCGGGGACCAGATGGTCCACGCCCTGCGGGGCCTCGATCTCGCCGTCGAGGAGGGCACGGTCTGCGGGCTGCTCGGGCCGAACGGCGCGGGCAAGACGACAGCCATCCGGGTGCTCACCACCCTGCTGCGGCCCGACGCGGGGTCCGCGCGTGTCGCGGGCCACGACGTCCTGACCGAGGCGCCGGCCGTACGCCGCCGGATCGGCGTCACCGGGCAGTACGCGTCGGTCGACGGCGACCTCACCGGGCGCGAGAACCTGCGCCTGTTCGCCCGCCTCCTGCGGCTGCCGAGGAGCCGCGCCGACGAACTGCTCGACCGCTTCGGCCTCACCGCGGCGGCCGACCGCACGGCCCGTACGTACTCCGGCGGCATGCGCCGCCGCCTCGACCTCGCGGCGAGCCTGCTCACGCGGCCCGCCGTGCTCTTCCTCGACGAGCCCACGACCGGCCTCGACCCGCACAGCAGGAGCGCCATCTGGGACGCGGTCCGCGAGCTGACCGGCCGGGGCACGACCGTGCTGCTCACCACGCAGTATCTGGAGGAGGCCGATCAGCTCGCCGACTCCGTGGTCCTGATCGACGGGGGACGCGCCGCCCACCGCGGAACCCCCGCCGAACTCAAGGCGCAGACCGGCAGTTACGCGGAGGTGGTGGTCGCCGAGGACGCGGCCCTGCACGCCGCCGCCGTCGTCCTCGACCAGCTCACCGGCGCCGAGCCCACCCTCGACCCGGACCGCAGGGCGGTCGGCGTCGTCACCCTCGACCAGGCCCTGACCCTCCCCCGCATCGTCCGCGAACTGGACGCGTCGGGCGTCCCGATCGTCGACGCGACCCTGCGCCCGCCGACCCTCGACGAGGCCTTCCTGCGCCTCACCGGCGGCCGGGAGCTCGTCGCATGA
- a CDS encoding TetR/AcrR family transcriptional regulator, with the protein MTGRAAEPEVIWARPERAGRGPKPAYSRGDIAAAAVRVADADGIDAVSMRRIAGELGLGTMSLYNYVPRKDDLYELMVDAVSAEYDLTEPTGDWRADLLALARQARALMIRHPWMPRLMSPVYGFSPNALRYLEYCMTCLEPVDLPAGTKMELVASLTGVVTFYVANEIASAERTRSLPWSQEQEFAARTAYLVSRIATGDYPHLAAAFAQSTGPVDMEAAFERALGRTLDGFVPS; encoded by the coding sequence ATGACGGGCCGAGCGGCCGAACCGGAAGTGATCTGGGCGCGCCCCGAGCGCGCGGGACGTGGCCCGAAACCCGCATACAGCAGGGGCGACATCGCGGCCGCCGCCGTGCGCGTCGCGGACGCGGACGGGATCGACGCCGTCTCGATGCGGCGGATCGCCGGCGAACTGGGCCTGGGCACGATGTCGCTCTACAACTACGTGCCGAGGAAGGACGACCTCTACGAGCTGATGGTCGACGCGGTGAGCGCCGAGTACGACCTGACCGAGCCGACCGGCGACTGGCGCGCCGACCTGCTCGCCCTCGCCCGGCAGGCCCGCGCCCTGATGATCCGGCACCCGTGGATGCCCCGGCTCATGTCACCCGTCTACGGCTTCAGCCCCAACGCGCTGCGGTACCTGGAGTACTGCATGACCTGCCTCGAACCGGTCGACCTGCCGGCCGGGACGAAGATGGAACTCGTCGCGTCCCTCACCGGCGTCGTGACCTTCTACGTCGCCAACGAGATCGCCTCCGCCGAGCGGACCCGTTCGCTGCCCTGGTCGCAGGAGCAGGAGTTCGCCGCGCGGACCGCCTACCTCGTCAGCCGGATCGCGACCGGCGACTATCCGCACCTGGCCGCCGCGTTCGCCCAGAGCACCGGGCCCGTCGACATGGAAGCGGCCTTCGAGCGGGCCCTCGGGCGCACCCTCGACGGGTTCGTGCCCTCCTGA
- a CDS encoding type ISP restriction/modification enzyme — MPGVTPDSLESLVDAPLLADLMPWSVAPLRLGRAWPLAPDPASLKARWSAFVKAGAAERESLLEPSRARTLRTAVAQLPGRRTPTDDLTHAEGPCPEPVRVLHAPFDEQWLIPDHRLIDAARPELWRVADGSQLFLVEQGFVPGAGGPAVLACAILPEGRSPAGRPGRIRPLYRRPEGREPNVTPGLLTELSGRLGHEVGARDLLAWTLAVARPSPRGPRVPLTDDAGVWASGTALGERILWLLRRGGEGDRPRLPGGRRPYVRAPLPDRPTELLYDREEEALLVGDGRISPVPAEAWDFQVSGVRVIEQWFARRTVAAEPGTLDGIRPGTWPQSWTSELLEIVTVLALLAELRSQQEELMADFGSLITAADLVGARVLPPAPAALRPASVLDHHEEGPGGQFALL, encoded by the coding sequence ATGCCGGGCGTGACGCCCGACAGCCTCGAAAGCCTTGTTGACGCGCCGCTGCTCGCGGACCTCATGCCGTGGTCCGTCGCGCCCCTGCGCCTGGGCCGCGCCTGGCCGCTGGCGCCGGACCCGGCTTCCCTGAAGGCCCGTTGGTCCGCGTTCGTGAAGGCCGGGGCGGCGGAGCGCGAGTCGCTGCTGGAACCGAGCCGGGCGCGCACCCTGCGTACGGCCGTCGCCCAGCTTCCCGGCCGGCGCACCCCGACGGACGACCTGACCCACGCCGAGGGTCCCTGCCCCGAACCCGTCCGGGTGCTGCACGCGCCCTTCGACGAGCAGTGGCTGATACCGGACCACCGGCTGATCGACGCGGCCCGTCCGGAGCTGTGGCGGGTGGCGGACGGGAGCCAGCTGTTCCTCGTCGAGCAGGGGTTCGTGCCCGGGGCGGGCGGGCCCGCGGTGCTCGCCTGCGCGATCCTGCCCGAGGGCCGCTCCCCCGCGGGACGCCCCGGCCGCATCCGCCCGCTGTACCGGCGTCCCGAAGGGCGCGAACCGAATGTGACGCCCGGCCTGCTGACCGAGCTCTCCGGCCGGTTGGGGCACGAGGTCGGGGCGCGCGACCTGCTCGCCTGGACCCTCGCCGTGGCGCGGCCCTCCCCGCGGGGCCCGCGGGTCCCGCTCACGGACGACGCGGGAGTGTGGGCCTCGGGCACGGCGCTCGGCGAGCGGATCCTGTGGCTGCTGCGCCGCGGCGGCGAGGGCGACCGTCCCAGACTCCCCGGGGGCCGCCGCCCGTACGTGCGCGCCCCGCTCCCGGACCGCCCCACCGAGCTGCTCTACGACCGCGAGGAGGAGGCCCTGCTCGTCGGCGACGGCCGTATCTCCCCGGTCCCCGCCGAGGCCTGGGACTTCCAGGTGAGCGGGGTGCGGGTGATCGAGCAGTGGTTCGCGCGCAGGACCGTGGCCGCCGAGCCGGGGACGCTGGACGGGATCCGCCCCGGCACCTGGCCGCAGTCGTGGACGTCGGAGCTGCTGGAGATCGTCACGGTACTCGCGCTGCTGGCCGAACTGCGGTCGCAGCAGGAGGAGTTGATGGCGGACTTCGGTTCGCTCATCACGGCGGCGGACCTGGTCGGGGCGCGCGTCCTGCCGCCGGCGCCGGCCGCGCTCAGGCCGGCTTCGGTCCTCGACCATCACGAGGAGGGCCCGGGCGGCCAGTTCGCGCTGCTCTGA